The following are from one region of the Cervus canadensis isolate Bull #8, Minnesota chromosome 21, ASM1932006v1, whole genome shotgun sequence genome:
- the CLEC2A gene encoding C-type lectin domain family 2 member A gives MSPRRDSGPLRLYRRCSKTEVYKLKKYWKIFLIVVFLIVVLVTVLYFSFSKSTKAMECSEEWIGVRRKCFYFSNDTRNWTASKRFCSSQGSELAQIDTPEEMKFLKKHAGPSMYWIGLSRKLGESWKWTSGTTFNAGFEISGNGPFAFLNSDGVHSSRGFVDIKWICSKPISKTE, from the exons ATGTCTCCAAGGAGAGATTCAGGCCCTCTCAGACTGTACAGAAGATGCTCCAAGACAGAAG tttaCAAGTTGAAAAAATACTGGAAGATTTTTCTTATAGTGGTCTTTCTTATAGTGGTCCTTGTAACAG tattatatttcagtttttcaaaaagtACCAAAGCTATGGAATGTTCAGAGGAGTGGATTGGAGTAAGAAGGAAGTGCTTCTATTTTTCTAATGATACCAGAAATTGGACAGCCAGTAAAAGATTTTGCAGTTCACAGGGATCAGAACTTGCTCAGATTGATACACCAGAGGAGAtg AAATTTTTGAAGAAGCATGCAGGACCTTCTATGTACTGGATTGGATTAAGCAGAAAACTAGGAGAGTCTTGGAAATGGACAAGTGGCACTACATTCAATGCTGG gTTTGAAATCAGTGGGAATGGACCCTTTGCTTTTTTGAATTCTGATGGAGTCCACAGTTCCAGAGGATTTGTTGATATCAAGTGGATTTGCAGCAAACCAATATCTAAAACAGAATAA